A window of the Proteus terrae subsp. cibarius genome harbors these coding sequences:
- the dppB gene encoding dipeptide ABC transporter permease DppB — protein MLQFILQRLGLVIPTFIGITLLTFIFVHLIPGDPVMIMAGERGLSPERHAYLMAELGLDKPLWQQYINYLNGIFHGDLGISLKSRIPVWDEFLPRFKATLELGVCAMIFAVSVGIPVGVLAAVKRGSIFDHTAISVSLAGYSMPIFWWGIMLIMLVSVKLDLTPVSGRLADSVFLDDSNPLTGFMLIDTFIWGEEGDFLDAVHHIILPAIVLGTIPLAVIVRMTRSSMLEVLGEDYIRTARAKGLSRARVILIHALRNAMLPVVTVIGLQVGTMLAGAILTETIFSWPGLGRWLIDALQRRDYPVVQGGVLLIATMIIFVNLLVDVLYGIVNPRIRHKK, from the coding sequence ATGCTGCAATTTATCCTTCAACGTTTGGGACTTGTGATCCCTACGTTTATCGGAATTACATTACTGACGTTTATTTTTGTCCATCTTATTCCCGGTGATCCGGTAATGATTATGGCGGGTGAACGTGGCCTTTCTCCAGAGCGCCATGCTTATTTAATGGCAGAATTGGGGCTGGATAAGCCTTTATGGCAACAATATATCAATTACCTAAATGGCATTTTCCATGGTGATTTGGGTATCTCATTAAAAAGTCGCATTCCTGTATGGGATGAATTTTTACCTCGCTTTAAAGCCACTTTAGAACTTGGCGTGTGCGCCATGATTTTTGCGGTTTCAGTTGGTATTCCTGTGGGCGTTTTAGCTGCGGTGAAACGTGGCTCTATCTTTGATCATACTGCGATTAGTGTGTCATTAGCAGGTTATTCTATGCCAATCTTCTGGTGGGGGATCATGTTAATCATGCTGGTGTCTGTGAAATTAGACCTTACACCTGTCTCTGGGCGCCTTGCTGATAGCGTCTTTTTAGATGACAGTAATCCACTCACTGGATTTATGCTGATTGATACCTTTATTTGGGGTGAAGAAGGGGATTTCTTAGATGCTGTCCATCACATCATTTTACCTGCCATTGTATTAGGAACTATTCCTTTAGCTGTTATCGTGCGTATGACACGCTCTTCGATGCTTGAAGTATTAGGCGAAGATTATATTCGTACTGCAAGAGCAAAAGGCTTAAGCCGTGCTCGAGTCATTCTTATCCATGCATTACGTAATGCGATGTTGCCTGTTGTCACAGTTATTGGGCTACAAGTCGGGACAATGCTGGCAGGTGCAATCTTAACAGAAACCATTTTCTCATGGCCGGGATTAGGACGCTGGTTGATTGATGCTTTACAGCGACGTGACTACCCCGTTGTTCAAGGTGGTGTGCTTTTAATTGCAACGATGATTATCTTCGTCAATCTGTTGGTTGATGTTCTTTATGGCATTGTGAATCCTCGTATTCGCCATAAAAAATAA